A stretch of Podospora bellae-mahoneyi strain CBS 112042 chromosome 5, whole genome shotgun sequence DNA encodes these proteins:
- a CDS encoding hypothetical protein (COG:S; EggNog:ENOG503PX54) produces the protein MVDTNQEGFESLETLDNTQQEDVSNVSDHEHDKIIRPMRALTKQLILQTLSVSILAFHKVSSDVIMSAYLAAPPDISTQKLAGGFGYGDSTIGFILLPHAIMQPSPKYGSCRGLSTRWGHSRHTVSCSAPTRSSTPLHYFCLGLSVTSSILALILVVLELWFNVVLPSIGYICSTIFAAASFCCLARSVGPLVTGKVYEVGDRIGYAGLAFWVLAAVAVAGGVESFWLRDQV, from the exons ATGGTTGACACTAATCAGGAGGGCTTTGAAAGTTTAGAGACACTTGACAATACCCAGCAAGAGGATGTCAGCAATGTCTCTGACCACGAACACGACAAGATCATACGTCCAATGAGAGCCTTGACCAagcagctcatcctccagaCTCTGTCCGTCTCTATCCTGGCCTTCCACAAAGTCTCTTCAGATGTCATCATGTCTGCCTACCTCGCGGCTCCCCCCGACATTTCAACACAGAAGCTGGCCGGTGGTTTCGGGTACGGTGATTCAACAATAGGCTTCATACTTCTGCCTCATGCCATAATGCAGCCATCGCCCAAATACGGTTCGTGTCGTGGTTTATCAACAAGATGGGGCCACTCCAGGCATACCGTGTCGTGCTCTGCGCCTACCCGGTCGTCTACACCTTTACACTATTTCTGCCTGGGACTGTCAGTGACGTCCAGCATATTGGCACTAATTCTGGTCGTTCTGGAGTTGTGGTTCAACGTTGTGTTGCCATCGATTGGGTACATTTGCTCGACCATTTT CGCAGCGGCTTCATTTTGTTGCCTGGCACGATCGGTAGGCCCGCTGGTCACGGGAAAGGTCTATGAAGTCGGTGATCGGATAGGTTACGCGGGACTCGCGTTCTGGGTGCTGGCTGCAGTGGCGGTtgcgggtggtgttgagtcATTCTGGCTCAGGGATCAAGTATAG
- a CDS encoding hypothetical protein (COG:S; EggNog:ENOG503PX54), which produces MNIIQMMASTSESVGPIADIRLQLNCLGSLRATKPIAWTSIFPYSLMRRYPFYAGLLIAILIFSEFLSGMIWSRVSDKIGRKRCLLIGGSVCSMITSGWLRILHSIASAAASRAFGGLLNPNTGLVPACTVEVARKDGQRGLWNMYDTWTASGYSTQKPCLDLIHTSNLIGQVLGGMLAEPGKNYPSVFPPGSIWTTHPFLLPNPVVASLQLFALIFTSLFLEETHPELREIPD; this is translated from the exons ATGAATATCATTCAGATGATGGCTTCAACCAGTGAAAGCGTCGGGCCAATTGCTGATATCCGTCTTCAACTAAATTGTCTCG GCTCCCTACGGGCAACCAAGCCCATTGCATGGACCAGCATCTTCCCATAT TCCCTGATGCGCAGATATCCTTTTTACGCTGGCCTCCTCATTGCAATATTGATCTTCTCCGAATTCCTCAGTGGCATGATCTGGTCCCGCGTCAGTGACAAGATCGGTCGGAAGAGATGCCTTCTCATCGGTGGTTCAGTGTGTAGCATGATAACTTCAGGATGGCTTCGTATTTTACATTCCATAGCCAGTGCTGCCGCATCGAGGGCTTTTGGTGGTcttctcaaccccaacaccggGTTAGTTCCAGCGTGTACTGTTGAGGTTGCAAGAAAGGATGGGCAAAGAG GTCTTTGGAATATGTACGACACATGGACAGCTAGTGGATACTCCACTCAGAAGCCTTGCCTGGATCTAATCCATACCAGCAATCTCATCGGCCAAGTTCTTGGAGGCATGTTGGCAGAGCCAGGTAAAAACTACCCGTCGGTGTTCCCACCTGGTTCCATATGGACAACCCATCCATTTTTGCTACCCAATCCCGTGGTAGCGTCTCTGCAACTGTTTGCGTTGATCTtcacctctctcttcctAGAGGAGACGCACCCGGAGCTCCGAGAAATTCCGGACTGA
- a CDS encoding hypothetical protein (EggNog:ENOG503NV6R; COG:Q) → MAERSNLTSRAIPSITLCFPSSPAPTPSDLHDANGDTNLAIERFRVSEVAVVAGGAGDLSAASSKALLEHGLQELAIFDAATEDIAKPVIFQLSSDFPFAKITFTKVDITDADAHAMQHSIDSWRRTLEVNTTGSLIIAQAVAKTMAEAKTGGSIARVASILGIWVNFPQLQAGYNASKAAVIMMKNSLAVEWDRYGITVNTISPGYVNTILNEGEGLDEAKKIWLARNPMGRIGEREELCGAVVPLARRAGSHITGADIVVDDGQSLL, encoded by the exons ATGGCCGAACGTTCAAATCTGACTTCAAGGGCTATCCCATCAATTACACTCTGTTTTCCAAGCTCTCCAGCTCCGACACCGTCCGACTTGCACGATGCAAATGGCGATACAAACCTAGCCATCGAACGCTTCCGAGTCTCCGAAGTTGCAGTCGTAGCTGGCGGAGCAGGGGATTTAAGTGCTGCCTCCAGCAAAGCCCTTCTTGAACATGGACTTCAGGAACTAGCCATATTCGACGCCGCCACAGAAGATATAGCCAAGCCCGTCATCTTCCAGCTCAGTTCTGACTTCCCCTTTGCCAAGATCACATTCACCAAAGTCGATATcactgatgctgatgct CATGCTATGCAGCACTCCATAGACTCGTGGAGACGAACTCTCGAGGTTAACACCACCGGGTCATTAATCATTGCTCAAGCCGTTGCCAAAACAATGGCAGAGGCCAAAACAGGGGGCAGCATTGCTCGGGTGGCGAGCATATTGGGCATTTGGGTGAACTTCCCACAGCTACAGGCTGGGTACAACGCTTCCAAGGCGGCTGTTATTATGATGAAGAATTCTTTGGCTGTGGAGTGGGATAGGTATGGGATTACGGTGAATACCATCAGCCCCGGCTATGTGAACACCATTCTCaacgagggagagggacttgatgaggcgaagaagattTGGCTAGCCAGGAACCCGATGGGGAGGATTGGCGAGCGGGAGGAGCTGTGTGGTGCTGTGGTTCCTCTTGCTCGTCGAGCGGGAAGCCACATCACTGGGGCAGATATCGTTGTGGACGACGGTCAGTCTCTTCTGTGA
- a CDS encoding hypothetical protein (EggNog:ENOG503PNMU), whose protein sequence is MKPAPALDVPGPHSLPNRFAVRNAGRGLKITGSNYKAPLHYLSKYSSVRDTLRLSLHTTAHKKDNSPALVSVHKHQHRRSGWTTTTQIGNVKWTSTPAQGAENYQIILHRTNAHNETIDMPQTSQDIYQFRMRINTRDELFEWIKADALTQEIRTICRRENPIVSTGMTREKSPRMGAGGGYYLVRVTGRGVQPKGKKGEETPLGYDKQGREIVASWAYARNFGWGKPVFFFQWWGSGATGELGQDFTRVAAATGATFYHEEALKAAEKQRQRQRARNRRHGGFHH, encoded by the coding sequence ATGAAGCCCGCTCCCGCCCTCGACGTGCCCGGCCctcactccctccccaaccgctTCGCCGTCCGCAATGCCGGCCGCGGCCTCAAAATCACCGGCTCCAACTACAAGGCCCCCCTTCACTACCTCTCCAAATACTCCTCCGTCCGTGACACCCTCCGTCTATCTctccacaccaccgcccacaaAAAAGACAACTCCCCCGCCCTCGTCTCCGTCCACAAGCATCAACACCGCAGGTCAGGCtggacaacaaccacccaaaTCGGCAACGTCAAATGGACGAGCACCCCTGCTCAAGGCGCGGAAAACTAccaaatcatcctccaccgtaCCAACGCCCACAACGAAACAATCGACATGCCCCAGACCAGTCAGGACATCTACCAGTTCCGGATGAGAATTAATACCCGAGACGAATTATTTGAATGGATTAAGGCGGATGCCTTGACGCAAGAGATAAGGACAATCTGCAGGAGGGAAAACCCTATTGTCAGTACTGGTATGACCAGGGAGAAATCCCCTCGGATGGGGGCAGGGGGCGGGTATTACCTCGTGAGGGTCACAGGACGGGGTGTCCAACCCAAGGgtaaaaagggggaggaaacACCACTCGGTTACGACAAGCAAGGCCGGGAAATCGTCGCCTCCTGGGCGTACGCGAGGAATTTCGGGTGGGGGAAGCCAGTGTTCTTCTTTCAATGGTGGGGGAGCGGAGCAACGGGGGAGTTGGGACAGGACTTCACCCGGGTTGCGGCCGCGACGGGGGCGACGTTTTACCAtgaggaggcgttgaaggcggcggagaagcaGAGGCAAAGGCAGAGGGCTAGGAATAGACGTCACGGGGGTTTCCATCACTAG